CCGCAGAGCCGGTCGTGTTGTGTCGGGTCGGCACCACACGGGCAGTCGCCGCCGAACAGCTCGTGGTTGGTCCAGATGACCGTGACAACGTACTCTCCGGCCGGCGCGCCGTCCTCGGTCGTGTGTGTCGTGAGGCGGAATCGCCCGTCCGCGCCGGTCGTACCGACCGGATGATAACTTGATGTCGGTTCACCGATCGGGTGAAGCGCAACCTGCGCGTTCACCGCCGGAATACCGCTGACGATCAATCGCCCTTCTACCGGGTATACGGCGATCGCGGGTGCGGTCGGTCGACCGCACCCGGCGAGAGCTACGAGGACAAACAACAGGACGGGGCGCATGGCAGGCGTCAGTCGAGTTTAAAGGTTTCGAGGGCGTTATCACCCTTCTGAACGGTTACCTTGAAGGTACTCTTTTCCGGATCAGAGTACTTCCCCTTCCACACGTCCACCTCGGTGTCCAACCCGCGCTGGTCCGCGGTCACGCGGGGCAACTCGAACGTCACCGCGTACTCGCCCGGCGGTGCGCCGTCGCCCGGCGCCGCGGTGTTCAGGGTAAACCGGCCGTCCTTGTCGGTCAGCCCGTTCGGTGTGAACTTGACGGACCCCATGTCGAACTTGGGGTGGAACGTCACCTTCACCCCGGCGGCCGGCCG
This region of Gemmata massiliana genomic DNA includes:
- a CDS encoding peptidase associated/transthyretin-like domain-containing protein; the encoded protein is MRPVLLFVLVALAGCGRPTAPAIAVYPVEGRLIVSGIPAVNAQVALHPIGEPTSSYHPVGTTGADGRFRLTTHTTEDGAPAGEYVVTVIWTNHELFGGDCPCGADPTQHDRLCGAYADPATSRLRATIRAQHNEITLETTVGGGGRGWNLPRLQDAAKKTDRVAPADRDREQKQ
- a CDS encoding peptidase associated/transthyretin-like domain-containing protein, with translation MITSRALVVLIGAAGAGGGGGLSAPATAPVSGTVQFKGRPAAGVKVTFHPKFDMGSVKFTPNGLTDKDGRFTLNTAAPGDGAPPGEYAVTFELPRVTADQRGLDTEVDVWKGKYSDPEKSTFKVTVQKGDNALETFKLD